A DNA window from Parabacteroides johnsonii DSM 18315 contains the following coding sequences:
- a CDS encoding 4Fe-4S binding protein has protein sequence MLRTIRLTTALICFTLVTLLFLDFTGTLHVWFGWLAKVQFLPAVLALNLGVVLFLIALTWIFGRVYCSVICPLGIFQDIVSWLAGKRKKNRFRYSPALSWLRYGVMGIFILAMISGLGAWAALIAPYSAYGRIASNLFAPFWGWANNLLAYLAERADSYAFYETEVWLRSLPTFIIATVTFITLIILAWRNGRTYCNTICPVGTVLGLISRFSVFKPVIDTSKCNGCGLCARNCKAACINTKAHEIDYSRCVDCMDCIDKCRQGAIRYTRRKTNKAETQANQPVVNKPDRRKFFTVSALLATSAALKAQEKVQLPDKKVDGGLAIIEDKKKPNRTTPITPPGSLSAANFSQHCTACQLCVSVCTNHVLRPSGNLQTFMQPEVSYERGYCRPECVKCSEVCPTGAIRPITKADKTAIQIGHAVLIQENCIVNRDGVTCGNCARHCPTQAILMVAKDPNDPDSLQLPVVNEEKCIGCGACENLCPSRPFSAIYVEGHEQHRNI, from the coding sequence ATGTTGCGAACAATCAGACTTACAACTGCACTCATCTGTTTTACGCTTGTCACCCTGCTGTTTCTCGATTTTACGGGAACATTACATGTATGGTTCGGGTGGTTGGCAAAAGTACAGTTCCTGCCGGCAGTATTGGCACTAAACCTCGGTGTGGTACTGTTTCTCATTGCATTGACCTGGATTTTCGGTCGGGTTTACTGTTCTGTAATTTGTCCTCTCGGTATATTCCAGGATATTGTTTCATGGCTGGCGGGGAAACGGAAGAAAAATCGTTTCCGTTATTCCCCCGCGTTGTCTTGGTTAAGATACGGAGTTATGGGAATATTTATCCTTGCCATGATCAGCGGATTAGGAGCATGGGCGGCATTAATCGCACCTTACAGCGCTTACGGGCGCATCGCCTCCAACTTATTCGCCCCCTTCTGGGGGTGGGCAAATAACCTCTTGGCCTACTTAGCAGAACGGGCAGACAGTTACGCTTTCTACGAGACGGAAGTTTGGCTACGGAGCCTCCCTACTTTCATCATTGCCACAGTTACCTTTATTACACTAATCATACTTGCCTGGCGGAACGGAAGGACCTATTGCAATACGATTTGCCCGGTAGGTACGGTTTTGGGATTGATCTCCCGTTTTTCTGTTTTCAAGCCGGTTATCGATACGTCCAAATGCAATGGTTGTGGCTTATGCGCCCGTAATTGCAAAGCAGCCTGTATCAATACAAAAGCACACGAGATCGATTACAGCCGTTGCGTCGATTGCATGGACTGCATAGACAAATGCCGGCAAGGGGCCATCCGATATACACGCAGAAAAACAAACAAAGCAGAAACACAGGCTAACCAACCGGTTGTAAACAAGCCCGACCGCCGCAAGTTCTTTACCGTATCGGCATTACTTGCCACTTCAGCAGCCCTGAAAGCCCAGGAAAAAGTACAACTTCCGGACAAGAAAGTCGACGGCGGATTGGCTATCATTGAAGATAAAAAGAAACCGAACCGGACGACACCGATCACCCCTCCGGGCTCGCTGAGCGCTGCCAACTTCTCCCAACATTGCACCGCATGCCAGCTTTGCGTATCGGTTTGTACGAACCATGTACTTCGTCCTTCGGGAAACCTGCAAACATTTATGCAACCAGAGGTATCGTATGAGCGAGGATATTGTCGTCCCGAATGCGTCAAATGTTCGGAAGTCTGCCCGACCGGAGCGATCCGCCCGATCACGAAAGCAGATAAAACAGCTATCCAGATAGGACATGCCGTACTGATCCAAGAAAATTGCATCGTCAATCGGGATGGCGTCACTTGCGGCAACTGTGCCCGCCATTGTCCTACCCAGGCGATCCTGATGGTGGCAAAAGACCCGAACGACCCGGATTCGCTTCAACTACCAGTCGTAAACGAGGAAAAATGCATCGGCTGCGGAGCTTGTGAAAACCTGTGTCCGTCCCGTCCGTTCAGCGCCATTTATGTGGAAGGGCACGAACAACACCGGAATATTTAA
- a CDS encoding alpha/beta hydrolase: MKNKFHLYFILCFLFNMAGYSQSTVFESLSFESNKLGRKVSYSIYLPSDYSTSKRNYPVLYLLHGYTDNETNWIQMGQMKTIADRAIANEEAVPMIIVMPDAWDTWYINQYDGKAPYEDMFFEELIPYMEKTYRIRSNKESRAIAGLSMGGYGSFLYSLHHPDMFCACAPLSAAVFDDTVMEARKNKSHKDLFNRLFGPGDEHWQQNNVLKILSDWNQNDLPKIRYYIDCGDDDSLLDGNMQVHQIMRQKGIKHEFRVRDGGHSWTYWRTALPEVLRFVSQTFCRS, encoded by the coding sequence ATGAAAAACAAATTTCACCTCTATTTCATCCTGTGTTTTCTATTCAATATGGCAGGATATTCGCAAAGTACGGTTTTCGAATCGCTCTCTTTCGAAAGTAACAAATTAGGCAGGAAAGTTTCCTACTCCATCTACCTGCCTTCCGACTACAGCACCTCGAAAAGGAATTACCCGGTCCTCTACCTTCTACACGGTTATACGGATAATGAAACCAACTGGATACAGATGGGACAAATGAAAACGATTGCCGACCGTGCCATCGCAAACGAGGAAGCCGTGCCGATGATCATCGTCATGCCGGACGCATGGGACACTTGGTATATCAACCAGTATGACGGAAAAGCACCTTATGAAGACATGTTTTTTGAAGAGCTTATCCCCTATATGGAAAAAACATACCGGATTCGCAGTAATAAAGAAAGCCGGGCGATTGCCGGGTTGTCAATGGGTGGCTACGGTTCATTCCTGTACAGCTTGCATCATCCGGATATGTTCTGCGCATGCGCCCCATTGAGTGCCGCCGTTTTCGACGATACGGTCATGGAAGCGAGAAAAAACAAATCGCACAAAGATTTATTCAACCGCCTGTTCGGACCGGGAGACGAACACTGGCAACAAAACAATGTTTTGAAGATCCTGTCCGACTGGAATCAAAACGACTTACCCAAAATCCGTTATTACATTGACTGTGGTGATGACGACAGCTTACTGGACGGAAACATGCAGGTGCACCAGATCATGAGGCAGAAAGGGATCAAGCACGAATTCCGGGTACGTGACGGCGGCCATAGCTGGACCTATTGGCGGACGGCTCTGCCTGAAGTTCTGAGGTTTGTCAGTCAGACTTTTTGCAGAAGTTGA
- a CDS encoding ketopantoate reductase family protein — translation MSKTKIAISGIGAVGGYYGGLLAARYKDSEDIDIYFISRGENLKEIRENGIEVKNTFLTIKAKPTLATDNPAEIGPVDYLFCCTKSYDLEENIAQLTPVIGPNTVIIPLLNGANITERIQQLLPNNEIWKGCVYIGSRLVRPGRVEKFTIKDRMFFGSKEAPTKRQKELQDILANARILTTIPDNIDLEIWKKFFMISTAATITSYFNETIGEVINNHIDLFITLGYELKSVAVAKGIPLPDDQVFAAIDAQKIMPNNSTTSMHSDFQKGNRTEVETLTGYVVRAAQELGIEVPTYQFMYKGLTEFPYPVAD, via the coding sequence ATGAGTAAAACTAAAATAGCAATTTCCGGTATAGGAGCTGTAGGCGGTTACTACGGGGGATTATTAGCTGCCCGTTACAAAGATTCCGAAGATATTGACATCTATTTCATTTCTCGGGGTGAAAACCTGAAAGAGATACGTGAGAACGGCATCGAAGTTAAAAATACATTCCTGACGATCAAAGCAAAACCAACCCTCGCGACCGACAATCCTGCCGAAATAGGACCAGTCGATTACCTGTTTTGTTGCACCAAAAGCTACGATTTGGAAGAGAATATAGCCCAGCTAACCCCGGTGATCGGTCCGAACACGGTTATCATTCCCTTACTGAACGGGGCAAACATAACGGAACGCATACAACAGCTATTACCGAACAACGAGATTTGGAAAGGATGCGTTTACATCGGTTCCCGCCTGGTCAGACCGGGAAGAGTGGAAAAGTTCACCATAAAGGACCGGATGTTCTTCGGTAGTAAGGAAGCCCCAACAAAACGGCAGAAAGAATTGCAGGATATATTGGCTAACGCCCGTATCCTTACCACAATACCGGATAATATCGACTTGGAAATCTGGAAGAAATTCTTCATGATCTCGACCGCTGCCACCATCACCTCCTATTTCAATGAGACGATTGGCGAAGTGATAAATAACCACATCGACCTATTCATCACGTTAGGTTATGAACTCAAAAGCGTGGCTGTAGCCAAAGGGATTCCTCTGCCCGACGACCAGGTATTCGCCGCTATCGACGCTCAGAAGATCATGCCGAACAATTCCACTACCTCCATGCACAGTGATTTCCAAAAGGGCAACCGCACCGAGGTGGAAACATTGACAGGTTATGTCGTACGAGCTGCCCAGGAATTAGGAATCGAAGTTCCGACCTATCAGTTTATGTACAAAGGGTTGACCGAATTTCCCTATCCGGTGGCAGATTAA
- a CDS encoding aldo/keto reductase, which produces MKKDNHQAINRRDFLKIVGISTATTAPLLSGCNSNSGVTADSGNSTPIPTDQMTYRTTPSTKDKVSILGYGCMRLPTIAKSSARDSDDEIDQEMVNRLTDYAIEHGVNYFDTSPAYCKGRSEHAMGIALSRYPRDKYYIATKLSNFSPDTWSREASIAMYNNSLKELQVDYLDYMLLHGIGMGGMEAYENRYVKNGILDFLLEERKAGRIRNLGFSYHGDIEVFDYLLSKHDEYQWDFVQIQLNYLDWKHAKEINPRNTDAEYLYGELQKREIPAIIMEPLLGGRLSNVHDHIVARLKQREPGRSVASWAFRFAGSFPGVLTVLSGMTYMEHLQDNLRSYCPLQPLTEEENHFLFDTADLMMQYPTIPCNDCKYCMPCPYGIDIPGILLHYNKCVNEGNVPQSGQDENYREARRAYLIGYDRSVPKLRQADHCTSCNQCNPHCPQGIDIPKELQRIDRFVEQLKQETL; this is translated from the coding sequence ATGAAAAAAGACAATCATCAAGCGATAAACCGTCGAGACTTCCTGAAGATTGTAGGAATCAGTACGGCAACTACCGCCCCATTGCTCTCCGGGTGCAACTCGAACAGCGGGGTGACCGCAGATTCAGGCAACTCCACTCCTATTCCTACAGATCAGATGACATACCGCACAACGCCGTCCACAAAAGACAAAGTTTCCATCCTCGGCTACGGATGCATGCGTCTGCCGACTATTGCCAAAAGCAGCGCAAGAGACAGCGACGACGAAATCGACCAGGAAATGGTCAACCGGCTGACCGACTATGCCATCGAACACGGTGTAAACTATTTCGACACATCGCCAGCCTATTGCAAAGGACGTTCGGAACATGCCATGGGGATCGCCCTCAGCCGTTATCCGCGTGACAAATATTATATCGCCACCAAGCTTTCAAATTTCTCTCCCGACACATGGAGCCGTGAGGCTTCTATCGCGATGTATAACAATTCGCTCAAAGAGTTACAAGTCGATTATCTCGACTATATGCTGCTCCACGGGATCGGTATGGGAGGCATGGAAGCCTATGAAAACAGGTATGTCAAGAACGGTATACTCGACTTCCTGCTCGAAGAACGCAAGGCAGGACGTATCCGAAACTTGGGTTTCTCCTATCACGGAGATATAGAGGTGTTCGATTATTTGCTTTCGAAGCACGACGAATACCAATGGGATTTCGTCCAGATCCAATTGAATTACTTAGACTGGAAACACGCCAAAGAGATCAACCCGCGAAACACCGATGCGGAATATCTGTACGGGGAATTACAAAAACGGGAGATTCCCGCCATCATCATGGAACCACTTCTCGGAGGGCGGCTTTCAAACGTACACGACCATATCGTCGCACGCTTGAAACAACGAGAGCCGGGACGAAGTGTGGCCTCATGGGCTTTCCGGTTTGCCGGTTCGTTTCCCGGTGTGCTCACCGTTCTGAGTGGTATGACTTACATGGAGCACCTGCAAGACAACCTACGCTCCTACTGCCCATTGCAGCCATTAACAGAAGAAGAAAACCATTTCTTGTTCGACACCGCCGACTTGATGATGCAGTATCCGACCATTCCGTGTAACGACTGCAAATATTGTATGCCTTGTCCCTACGGGATCGATATTCCGGGAATTCTGCTTCATTATAATAAATGTGTGAACGAAGGGAATGTTCCCCAGAGTGGACAGGATGAAAACTACCGCGAAGCTCGCCGAGCTTATCTGATCGGATATGACCGCAGTGTTCCGAAGCTCCGCCAGGCGGATCATTGTACCAGTTGCAATCAATGCAATCCACACTGTCCGCAGGGGATCGATATTCCGAAAGAACTACAGCGGATCGACCGTTTCGTCGAACAACTGAAACAAGAGACATTATAA
- a CDS encoding IS110 family RNA-guided transposase: MNYSHFVGLDVGKKTFDASLMSAAEKELSHKSFDNTPEGIQSLLDWIAGYHLSLSKLLFCAENMGSYVTELSVSSVSMGFSLALVCPLTIKKSMGLQRGKNDRIDAKRIANYAVLHYRKLELYKLPNKDLVRLRGWIIIRDNLVKQKVSSIKLLETFSQMAKLADVTESISFLEEQLKSIKEKILEVEEDMEQLIAASTSLYTNYLLLRSIKGIGIINAIVLLCVTDNFQRFDTPRKFACYCGVAPFEHTSGISIRGKTQTSSLANKEVKVYLTRAAITAISWDPQMKAYYKRKIAEGKHKASVINAVRAKIIARSFAVIRRQTPFVTLAV; this comes from the coding sequence ATGAATTATTCTCATTTTGTAGGTCTTGATGTAGGAAAAAAAACTTTCGATGCATCATTAATGTCTGCGGCCGAAAAAGAGTTGTCTCACAAGTCTTTTGATAACACTCCAGAAGGGATCCAATCTTTATTGGATTGGATAGCAGGTTATCATCTCTCTTTATCCAAACTCTTGTTCTGTGCTGAAAACATGGGAAGCTATGTCACAGAGTTATCTGTTTCCAGTGTCTCCATGGGATTTTCCCTGGCTTTGGTTTGCCCGTTGACCATCAAGAAGTCCATGGGCCTACAACGAGGCAAAAATGACCGCATTGACGCCAAAAGGATAGCGAACTATGCGGTATTACATTATCGAAAACTAGAGTTATACAAATTACCTAACAAAGACTTGGTGAGACTGCGGGGATGGATTATTATACGTGACAATTTGGTCAAGCAAAAAGTATCAAGCATAAAGTTATTGGAAACATTCTCCCAGATGGCTAAGTTGGCTGATGTGACAGAATCCATTTCTTTTTTGGAAGAGCAGCTCAAGTCGATAAAAGAAAAGATCCTGGAAGTGGAAGAAGATATGGAGCAACTAATAGCCGCCAGTACATCGCTTTACACAAACTACTTGCTATTAAGAAGTATAAAAGGAATAGGAATTATCAATGCCATTGTATTACTGTGTGTTACTGACAATTTTCAAAGATTTGACACCCCGAGGAAATTTGCCTGCTATTGTGGGGTTGCCCCATTTGAACATACTTCAGGTATTTCCATACGGGGAAAAACGCAGACTTCTTCATTGGCTAACAAAGAAGTAAAAGTATACCTTACCCGAGCAGCTATTACTGCCATATCTTGGGATCCGCAGATGAAAGCATATTATAAAAGGAAAATAGCGGAGGGGAAACATAAAGCATCTGTAATCAATGCAGTAAGAGCCAAAATCATAGCAAGATCTTTTGCTGTGATACGAAGGCAGACTCCATTTGTAACATTAGCCGTATAA